The DNA region TCGAGACGATCTCTTCAAGCGAACTGCCGGCCGCATCGGCGTAAATTTCGGCCTTGGCGCGGGCATTGTCGAAGGCCGACTTGCGGGCTTCATCAAGCAGTTCGGAAGGATCGGCCACCGAGAAGCTGATACCATTGATGGTGTTGGCGCCCACATCGACAGATTTGTCCAAGATAGTGCCGAGGGCCTCAAGGTCGCGGACCGTGACCGTCACGGTGTTGCTGACCTGATAGCCCTCGATCTTGGGGGGCTTGGTATAGCCGCTCTCGTCGCGCTCATCGGTATAGACATAGTTCGGGTTCACCGAAAAGCCCGAGGTCTGAATATCCCGAGCTTGGATCCCGTCGGCCTTGAGCGTCTCGAGCAGTTCAGTCATCGCCGCCGTATTGGCGTCGAGCGCCTCGCGGGCGGTAGCGCCCTGCGTCGTGACGCCGGAGGTGATGAAAGCCATATCCGGGGCGGCGGCAACTTCGCCGCGACCTTCGACGGATACGGTCCCCGCGTAAGCGGGTGCGGCGAGGGCGAGAACGGCGAGGGGGACAAGGGCAGGGAGGTGACGCATGAGAACTCTCCAAGTTGAGGGGGGAGCATTCCCCACCTAATGCGTCAGTATTGCGGCGCTGATGAACTGAATTTGAACGGGCTTGTGGGCAAACGGTCATGTCCAAAAGTATGACTTATGAGGGTTGCGCCGGGCCCTGCGGGTGCGGTACTCAGACAGGCATCACCCACAAGAGGCGCTCATGAGCCACAAGCATTTCCCGGACGGCGTCCTGCTCGGCCGTGCTCGTCTAGCGGGGCAGAACCACCCTGCCATTATTACCATTCGTGACGGTCAGGTACTCGATATCACCGCCAAGGGCATGGCGACCGTGCGGGACATCGCCGAGAGCGCTGACCCGATCGGCTATGTCCGCGCGGCGAGTGGCAAGGATTTGGGGAGCGCCCAGGCGCTGCTGGACAACAGCCTACCCACCGGCCGTGATGCAGCCAAACCCAGCCTCTTGTCGCCCATCGACTTGCAGGCGGTGAAAGCCTCGGGCGTCACCTTCGTCGTGTCGCTGCTTGAGCGCGTCATCGAAGAGCAGGCACGTGGCGACAAGGCGCGTGCCGAGGCATTGCGGGTCGAAATTCTCGCCCTGATCGGCACCGACCTTAGCCAATTGGTACCCGGCTCCGATACGGCCGCCCAGGTCAAGGCGGCGCTGGTGGAGCGAGGCGTGTGGAGCCAATATCTCGAAGTGGGGATCGGGCCTGACGCGGAGATTTTCACGAAGGGCCAGCCCATGAGTTCGGTGGGTTATGGCGCCGACGTGGGGCTGCACCCGATCTCGAGCTGGAACAATCCCGAGCCCGAAGTCGCCCTGGTGGTCACCAGCACGGGCAACATCATCGGCGCGACGCTGGGCAACGACGTCAATTTGCGCGATGTGGAGGGCCGCTCGGCGCTGCTCCTGGGCAAGGCCAAGGACAACAACGCGTCTGCCTCGCTGGGGCCGTTCATTCGCCTCTTCGACGACGAGTTCACGCTCGATACCGTCAAGCAGGCCGAGATCGCCTTACGGGTGGAAGGCGAGGACGGCTTCGTGCTCGACGGCCATTCGTCCATGAGCCAGATCTCCCGCACCCCGGAATCGCTGGTTGCCGCGACGATCGGCGAACATCACCAATATCCCGACGGGCTGGTGCTTTATCTCGGCACCATGTTCGCTCCAGTGAAGGATCGCGGCGGCGCCGGCATGGGTTTTACCCACAAGATCGGCGACACGGTCTCGATTTCGACCCCCTCGCTGGGGACACTGACCAATCGCGTCGACCTATCCACTCATTGCCCACCCTGGACCTACGGCGCCAGCCACTTGCTGCGCGACCTCGCCCGGGCGGACCTCCTCTAGCTTTCTGAAAGGCACAATAAATGGCTGAACTACACAAGAACCTGATCGACGGGGAATGGGTCGGCGCCGAGGGCGTGGAGAACATCAACCCCTCCAATACCTCCGAAGTTGTGGGCGTCTATGCCCGCGCATCGGCTGAGGAAACCAAACAGGCGATTGCGGCAGCCAAGGCGGCATTCCCCGCCTGGTCGCGCTCGGGCTTGCTGGAACGCCATGCGATCCTGCGCAAGGCGGCCGATGAAATCCTCGCCCGCAAGCAAGAGCTGGGTGAACTGCTGAGCCGTGAAGAGGGCAAGACACTGGTTGAAGGCATCGGCGAGGTCACTCGCGCCGGTCAGATCTTCGACTTCTTTGCCGGCGAAGTGCTGCGCCTCACGGGAGAAGTGGTGCCGTCGGTCCGCCCCGGCGTCGGTGTCGAGATCACGCGCGAGCCGATTGGTGTCATCGGCCTCATCACACCCTGGAACTTCCCGATCGCTATTCCAAGCTGGAAGATTGCCCCCGCCCTGGCCTATGGCAACACCGTCGTCATCAAACCGGCGGACCTCGTGCCCGGCTCGACCTGGGCCATCGTCGACATCCTGGTGCGGGCAGGCCTGCCCAAGGGCGTCCTGAACCTCGTCATGGGCAAGGGCTCGGTGGTCGGCCAGACCATGCTCGACAGCAAGAACGTCCATGCCGTCAGCTTCACCGGCTCGGTTGGTACCGGCAAGCGCGTTGCGGCTGCGTCGGTTGAAGTCGGCCGCCGGTTCCAGCTGGAAATGGGCGGCAAGAACCCCACCATCGTGCTCGACGATGCCGATCTCAAAGTTGCCGTCGAGACCGTGGCACAGTCCGCCTTCTTCTCGACCGGCCAGCGCTGCACCGCCTCTTCGCGTGTCATCGTCACCGAAGGTATCCACGACCGCTTCGTGGAAGCCCTCGCTGAGCGCACGCGTAATCTGCGGGTGGGCAATGCGCTGGACAAGGACACCGAGATCGGTCCGGTGGTCGATCCTGGCCAGCTCAAGCAGGACACCGACTACATCGAGATCGGCAAGAACGAGGGCGCCAAGATTGCCGCTGGCGGCGAACGCGTCCAGAAGGACACGGAGGGCTACTTCCTGCAGCCGACGCTGTTTGTCGAGGCGACCAACAATATGCGCATCAGCCGCGAAGAGATCTTCGGGCCGGTCGCTAGCGTCATTCGGGTCAAGGATTATGAAGAGGCACTCGCCACCGCAAACGACACCGAGTTCGGTCTATCCGCTGGCATCGTGACCACCTCGCTTAAATACGCCACGCACTTCAAGCGCAATGCCGAGGCAGGCATGGTGATGGTCAACGTGCCAACCGCTGGCGTGGACTTTCACGTGCCGTTCGGGGGCCGCAAAGGCTCGAGCTATGGTCCGCGCGAGCAGGGCAAGTACGCCGCCGAGTTCTACACTCAGGTCAAGACGGCCTACACCGCGGCTGGCTAAGACGAAAAAGACTGCGCCGGCCTCGTGCCGGCGCAGTTGCATTGGCGCCCTGCCGAGAGCAGATTGGTGCCATTCGCCCGCGCGATTGCGGGCAGACGACTGAGGTTCACGAATGCCCGAGCGAGTGTCTGTGCTGGCCCCTTTCCGGCACGAGACCTTTCGCCTGCTCTGGATCGCCACCTTAGCGTCCAATCTCGGCGGTCTTGTGCAGGCGGTCGGCGCCGGGTGGATGATGACCACCCTCACGGACTCCCACAATATGGTCGCCCTGGTGCAGGCCTCGACCACCCTGCCCATCATGGTGTTCTCCATCGCAGCGGGCGCGCTGGCCGACAATTTCGACCGGCGCATAGTGATGATCATTGCCCAATCGGCAATGGCGATCATTTCCGTGGTGCTGGCGGTGCTGGGTTTCCTTGGGCTGATGACCCCCTGGCTCTTGCTAGGGTTCACCTTTCTGATTGGCTGCGGCACAGCGTTGTTCAACCCGTCTTGGCAGGCTTCCATGGGCGATATCGTGCCGCGCGACGACCTGCCCGGCGCGGTGACGCTCAACGCCATGGGCTTCAACATGATGCGCAGCGTGGGGCCAGCAGTTGGCGGCATCATCGTTGCCTTTGCCGGCGCGGCTGCGGCCTTCGCGGTCAATGCGGTTTCCTACCTCCCGCTGATCGCCGCGCTGTTCCGGTGGCAGCCGCAAGCGATCGCCAACAAGTTGCCGCGGGAGAGGTTCGGCAGCGCCATGTGGGCCGGGGTGCGCTATGCCTCGCTCTCGCCCAATCTGATGACAGTTATGCTGCGTGGTTTCCTGTTCGGCCTTGCCGCTATCGCGGTGCTGGCGCTCCTGCCTTCGGTGGCAAGCGAATATCTCGGCGGCGGCGCCCTGGGCTATGGCGCGTTGTTGGGGTGCTTTGGCGTTGGTGCCATCGGAGGCGCCTTCCTCAACGGAAGGGTGCGCGAGCGCTACAGCAATGAGATCATCGTGCGCATTGCCTGCGTGGTGTTCGCGGTCTCCTGTGTCGGCCTGGGCTTCAGCCGCGAAATCGTGCTGAGCTGTCTCATTCTCTTGCCAGCGGGCGCGGGCTGGGTGCTGGCGCTGTCACTGTTCAACGTCTCCGTTCAGCTCTCAACGCCCCGTTGGGTTGTGGGGCGGGCGCTATCGCTCTACCAAACGGCTACTTTCGGCGGCATGGCACTGGGCAGCTGGCTCTGGGGCAGTGTCGCCGATCTGTCCGCACCGAGCTGGTCACTCGCCTTGGCGGGGGTGACGCTCCTTGCCTGTGCTCTGGTGGGTCTCAAGCTGCCGCTGCCGCAGTTCAGCTCACGCGACCTCAGCCCGCTCAATGCCTTCAACGAACCGGTGCTCAAGCTCGAGATGCGGCCGCGGAGTGGGCCGGTGATGGTGATGGTGGACTATCAGATCGTCCAGGAAGACATTCCCGCTTTCCTCCGGCTAATGAGTGAGCGCCGCCGTATCCGCATCCGCGATGGTGCGCGGCAATGGGCGCTGCTGCGGGACCTCGAACGCCCAGAGATCTGGGTGGAGAGCTATCACGTGCCCACCTGGGTGGACTATGTGCGCCACAATCTGCGGCGTACCAAGGCCGATGCCGAGAACCTGCAGAGCTTGCGGGCGCTGCACCGGGGCGAGGGACCGCCCCATGTCCACCGCATGATCGAGCGGCAGACCGTGCCGCAGGTCGACGACATGCCGCTCCGGGAGAGCCCCGAGCACTAGGCCACTTGGGCGAAGCGCTCGTCGAAAGCGTAGCCCGCGCCGCGAACGGTCCGGATCGGGTCGATCTCGCGGCCGCGATTGATGGCACGACGGAGACGACCGATATGGACATCCACTGTCCGCTCATCGACATAGACGTCATTGCCCCAGACACCATCGAGCAATTGCTCGCGCGAATAGACCCGGCCGGGATGGCGCATGAGATATTCGAGTAGTCGATACTCGGTGGGACCAAGATGGACGTCGCGATTGCCGCGGCGGACGCGGTGGGTGGTGCGATCGAGTTCGAGATCGCCGACCTTGAGCGAAGCGGTCACCAGATTGGGGTTCGCCCGTCGCAGAAGTGCATGGATTCGGGCCATCAGTTCGGGAACAGAAAACGGCTTTACGACGTAGTCGTCCGCACCTGTGGCAAGGCCCCGCACCCGTTCTTCTTCCTCGCCGCGTGCGGTCAGCATGATGATCGGCACCCGCGCGGTCTCGTCGCGCGCCCGCAAGCGCCGGCACAGTTCGATGCCGGAGATCTCGGGCAGCATCCAGTCAAGCAGGATCAGATCGGGCAGCTTTTGCTGGATCTGGACCTGGGCCTCGTCACCGGTTTCAGCAGTCAGGACCCGAAAGCCTTCGGCCTCAAGATTATAGCGCAAGAGAATGGCGATATCGCCTTCGTCTTCGACGACGAGAATTGTAGCCGACATGGCTTAAACCTTGATCTGCTTGCGCTCGAGCTCTTCGACATTGCTCCCGAGCTGCTTGCCGGTCTGCAGATAGTAGGCGCGCTCCGCAATGTTGGTGGCGTGGTCGCCGATGCGTTCCAGGCTCTTGGCGCAAAACAGCAAATGCGTGCAGGAGGTGATGTTGCGCGGATCTTCCATCATGTAGGTGAGCAGCTCACGGAACAACGAGGTGTGCATCGCATCGACCTCGTCATCGCGGTTGCAGACCTCGACGGCAGCGGCGGCGTCCCGATTGGAATAGGCGTCCAGCGCCTGCTTTAGCTGCCGCATTACCAATGCCGTCATGTTGCGGACGCCATTGTAGAAAGTTGGCTGCAGGTTGAGCCCATCGAGTTTCAGGGAGCGCCGGGCCAATTGCTTGGCCATGTCACCAATGCGCTCGAGGTCCCCCGCGACATGGATGGAGGTAATGATGGCGCGTAGATCGCTCGCCATCGGCTGACGACGAGCAATCATCGAAACCGCCATTTCGTCGATCCGGCGCTCCATGTCGTCGATGCGCTGATCGGCGATGATGGTCAAATCGGCGAGCTCGCGATCAAGCTTGAGCAGGGCCTTGGTGCCATTCTCGATGGAAACTTCCACTTCACCGCCCATTTCGGCGATGGCTTGAGCGAGCGCATTGAGTTCGTCGCTATAGGACTGAACGATATGGTCGGCGCCGGTATTTGGCATTGGTTTTCCTCCTCGATGCGCCCGGTCAGCCGATCCGGCCCATGATGTAGTCTTGTGTTTGCTTGTGCACCGGGTTGGTGAAGATCTCTTCGGTGACGCCTTCTTCGATCAGCTTGCCCAAGTGGAAGAAAGCGGTCTTCTGCGAGACGCGGGCGGCCTGCTGCATGGAGTGTGTCACGATCACGATCGTGAAGTTCTCGCGCAGTTCATCGATGAGTTCCTCGATGATTGCGGTTGCGATAGGGTCGAGAGCCGAGCAGGGTTCATCCATCAGGATTACTTCAGGGCCAACTGCGATCGCGCGCGCAATGCAGAGGCGCTGCTGCTGACCGCCGGACAGACCTGTACCCGGCTCGTATAGGCGGTCCTTCACCTCTTCGAAGAGACCCGCCTTGCGGAGTGAGGAGACAACGATCTCGTCCAAATCGGCTTTGGAACGCGCAATGCCGTGGATCTTAGGACCGTAGGCTACGTTCTCGTAAATCGACTTGGGGAATGGGTTCGGCTTCTGGAACACCATGCCGATACGGGCGCGCAGTTCCACCACATCGAGATCCGTGTCGTAGATGTCTTCGCCATCAAGCCTGATCTGGCCTCCAACCTTGGCGCCCTCGATGGTGTCGTTCATGCGGTTGATGCAGCGCAGAAAGGTTGACTTGCCGCAGCCCGACGGCCCGATGAAGGAGGTAACTGCCCGATCGGGAATGTCGATCGAAATGCCGTGCAGAGCCTGCTTGTCGCCGTAGTGCACCGTCACGTCGCGCGCTTCGATGCGCGTTGGCGCGTTTGCAAGGTCTACGATCGCGCGTCCTGCCTCGGTGTCGCTTGTCATCTTGAGCCTACCAGTAAGCATGTCCATTTGTCAGACCTCCTAGCCCGATCAGGCACGACGCTCCAGCCGTGTCCGGAGGAAAATAGCGATGGCATTGAGCAGCAGCATCAGCCCGAGAAGCACGATGATGGCGGCGGAAGTCCTCGCTTCGAAAAAGTTTCGGTTCTCGTTGCCCTGCCACAAATAGATCTGCACGGGCAGCGCGGTAGCCGAATCCAGGGGGGTGGCTGGAATGTTCGCGATAAAGGCGCTCATGCCGATCAGCAGCAGCGGTGCCGTTTCTCCCAGCGCCTGTGCAACGCCGATAATGGTCGCGGTCAGGATGCCCGGAAACGTTAGTGGCAGAACGTGATGGAAGACCGTCTGGTTCTTGGAGGCGCCCAGGCCAAGTGCCGCCTGGCGCAAGGAGGGCGGTACGGCGCGCAGGGAAGATCGCGTGGCGATGATGATGGTGGGCAGGGTCATCAAAGTCAGCACCAAGCCGCCAACCAGCGGTGCGGAGCGGGGCAAGCCAAGATAATTGATGAACACTGCTGCGCCGAGCAGGCCGAAGACGATGGAAGGCACTGCTGCAAGATTGTTGATGTTAATCTCGATGAGGTCGGTCCAGCGGTTCTTGGGCGCAAACTCCTCCAAGTAGATCGCGCTCGCCACGCCGATCGGCACGGCCAGCACAATCACCACGATCATCATGTAAAGCGAGCCCATGAAGGCACCGGCCAGACCTGCAGTGGCGGGGGCGGAACGGCTGTCAACATTGGTGAAGATATGCCAGGCGAAGTCGAAGGTGATGATGCCTTCGGCCACAAAGCGATCAGCGAGCTGCCTTGTCTCGGCAGAAAGCTGCTGACGTGCATCGGCTAATTCGCGGTTGATAGTCCCTTTGAGCCAGTTATCTGTATTGGCAGAAGCCAAGATCGAGACCGGCAGAGTCTGTCCCAACACGTCAGGATTGGCAAAATACATGTCGCGCAACTGGAAGCGAGCAGCCGTCGTCACGAGTTCAAGTAGATCGCGGGTCTCGATATCGGCATCGGGCGCGCTGGTTCGTACGGCTCGCTCGACGATGGCGTTCCAGTTCGACAGGGTAACGTTACGTTGCCACTGAGCCATCGCTTGCTGGTACTCAGCAGGGGACGCGCTGTCCTGCGGCTGCGGCTGAGGCCCACCTTCGATCAGTTCGGGGTCAAAATAGGCTTCGACATGAAGAGTGGACTGCCAGAACGAGGGAAGCCCTTTGGACAGGATCATCCCGAACAGGATCGCCACGAAGCCCAGTGCGGCGACAATGGAGAGAATGCCGGCCCAGCGAAAGATCGTCTCGCTGCGATGGCGCCTTCCCAGGCTCTTGCGCACACGCTCGCGCCGGGCCTTGCTGGTATCATTGGTGGAAAGCAATGCGTCAGTCATGGCTATTCGTATTGCTCCCTGAATTTACGGACGATGTAGAGGGCCATGATATTGAGCAGCAAAGTCATGACAAACAAAGTTAGCCCGAGTGCAAAAGCAACCAGCGTCTGGGGGCTGGTGAAGGCTGCGTCGCCCGTCAGCTGATTGACGATGCTCACGGTCACAGTTGAGGTCGGCTCAGCAGGATTGAAGCGCAGGACTGGGCTGTTGCCGGCCGCCAGCACCACAATCATGGTTTCTCCGATGGCGCGGCTCACCGCGAGCAGGATCGCGCCGACGACGCCGGGAAGGGCGGCGGGCAGCAGCACCTTGCGTATGGTTTCGGACTTGGTGGCGCCCAGGCCCAAGGAACCATCGCGCATCGCGCGGGGCACCTGGGCGATGATGTCATCGCTGAGCGAAGAAATGAACGGGATGATCATGATGCCCATGACAATGCCAGCAGTCAGGGCGCTCGTGGCGCGGATGTCGAGACCGATTACATCGCCAGCAGCGGCAAGAAAGGGGCCGACCGAAACCAGCGCGAAGAAGCCGTAGACGATGGTGGGAATACCTGCCAGCACCTCAATAACCGGCTTAACCACGCTGCGCACGCGCTTGTCCGCGTATTGCGAGAGATAGATCGCCGACATAAGGCCAATTGGAACAGCCACCAGCATGGCGATGATGCTGATCATCACCGTGCCCCAAAGGAGCGGCAGGAGGCCATATTCGCCGGCGGAGCCAGAGCCAGTGCTCTGAAAGCGCGGGTTCCAGACCGTTCCGAAGAAGAAATTTTGGGGGGCGATGAAGGTAAAGAACCGGAACGCATCAGCGAGCAGCGACAGAACGATACCTATTGTGGTCAGGATAGCGACGGTCGAGCAGAGGATCAGTGCAATGCGGATTGCCAGTTCCACCTCGGTGCGCGCACGCAGGCGGAGCCCGATGCGGCGCTGCGCCAGGAAAAGACCCGCTGCACCCAGGGCCGCCGCGGCAGCAACAACAACCAAAGAGGTGACCAGTTGGAATGACTCGTATGCCCTGGCCGCTCCCATTTCCTCGGGGGACGGAGTTCCGACCACGCCGAATCCGTTGGCGAGAGCGTGCACGCGATTGACCGCAGCTTGCACCTGGACCTCGGTTAATTGCGCGGTTTCGAGTGGCAGTTGCGCCAGAATAAATCCACTTGAGACGTAGTCGCTGAAAAGCGCCCACAAACTCAGGAGGAGAATAGCGGGAAGTAGCGCAAACAGAGCGGCTAGGACGCCGTGATAGATTGGGCGGGAGTGGAGGCGGTCGCCCTTGCCGCTGGCGAGCTTGCGGCTACGCGACCAGCCGACCTGATAGGAAACTGTCAGAAGGACCAGAAGAAGTGCGGCGACTACGAGAGCGTTCACGGCGTCCTGGTCTCCTGGAGAGCCGAGGTCATCTGACCGGCCCCTGACTAATTCGAAAGGAAAGGACCCCGGCAGTGCCGGGATCCTCTATGTTCGTAGGGCGCCGGATTACTCAGGCTGGTACTGCGTGCCGTTGTTGAAGGCGTCGAGCTGCTCAGTCAGGAACTCGCTGGAAGCAGGAACCAGGCCAGCGCTTTCCAGAGCACCGCCGGCACCAGCCATCTGCTCGGACAGGAAGAAGGCTACGTAGTCTTCAATGCCGGGGATCACGCCGATATGCGCGCCCTTGACGTAGAACTGCAGCGGACGGGAGATCGGGTAATCACCCGAAGCAATGGTCTCTAGGGTCGGCTCAACACCGTCAACCGTGGCAACCTTGAGAGTGTCGCGGTTCTGGTCGTAGAAGGACAGGCCGAACACACCAATGGCTTCTGGGTTCGACTGCAGGCGAGCGAGAGTCTCAGTGTAGTCGCCAGCGATCTCGACAACCACGTCCTGACGCGGGGTCAGGCAAGCGGCTTCCATGGCATCTTCGTCCATTTCGGGCAGGCCAGCGGCCTCGCAACCGAGTTCCAGAACGCGCTCGTCGAAGACTTCGCGGGTGCCGTGGTTGGTGCCGGGGATGGCAACAAAGATGTCCTGGTCAGGCAGGGAGGAGTCGATTTCGGACCAGTTGGTGTAGGGATTGTCGACCAGTTCGCCATCGACGGGAACCTGAGCGGCAATTGCCTTATAGAGGTGCACGGGCTCAAGTGCGAAGTCGCCCTGGTCGATGCCAGTTGCAAAGACGATGCCGTCGTAACCGAACACCACTTCACGGACGTCTTCAACGCCGGCAGCTTGGCAGCTTTCGAGTTCGCTCGCGCTCATCTTGCTCGAGGAGTTGGCGATGTCGAGGGTAGCCTCACCAACGCCTTCACACAGCTGACGCTTGCCGCCACCCGAGCCGCCGCCGGCTACGTTTGGAGTGTTGTAGTCGGGGAAAGCATTGCTGAATTCTTCGGCAACGATCGAAGCGAACGGGAGAACGGTAGACGAGCCAGCGATTTGGATGGTGTCGCGCGACTGGGCGGAAGCGCCCGTGGTGCCAACGGCGACGAGTGCGATGACGGCAGCACTGGTGTAAAGTGCAGACTTCATGAGGTTTCCCTTTCGGAATTCAGTTCAACGTGGCTGGTTCAACCGGCAGTTCATCCCCCGGCGCCGCCCTGTGACGCGGCCGACCATAGGGGGCTGTGGCGACACATTTATTGCACTTTGATGACTGCTATGTGACAGGCTAAGTCACGGTATTTGAACTGAATTTCTTTAATATTGCTGTGGAAAGGTGATTTCTTGGATCGGTGTCATGCGCTGCCTGGAATTTTCTCTATCTCAGTAGCGGTCTAAGTTCAGACTGGATTTTTCGCATCAAGGGCAGGAAAGTCGCGATCATATGCGATGTCGAGGCCCGTGCCGATTGGGCGCCGATGTTGATGGCCGCGACGACCTCTCCCTTCGCATTGTGTAGCGGCACCGCAATGGAGTTGAGACCGAGTTCGAGCTCCTCGTCGATCACGGCAAAGCCTTGCGCGGCAACTACGGCCAGTTCGGTTGAAATGGCTGGAAGGTCCGCCTTAGTCTTTGGTGTGTAGGCGATCAGCTGCGAGCGATCGAGAATGTCGCGTGCGGCAGACTGGGGGAGGCTGGCAAGAAGGATGCGGCCCATGGACGTGCAATAGGCCGGCATGCGTGCGCCAGCGCCCAGATTGATGGACATTACCCGGCGATGGGAAGCGCGGGCGACATACAGAATCTCGGTGCCGTCGAGGACTGCGGCCGACGAGCTTTCATTGGTTTGCGCTGACAGCTGATCCAGGAAAGGCTGGAGCAGACGTGGCAATGGGGTGGCGGCCAGATAGGAATGGCCCAGGTTCAGCACTCTGGGCGTCAGCCGGAAGAACTTACCGTCATAGCTGGCGTAGCCCAGGCTGGTGAGCGTGAGCAGGCACCGGCGAGCTGTCGCCCGTTCCAAGCCCGTCCGGTTGGCCACATCGGTGATCGAGAGGCTGGCATGGTCCTCATCGAAGCACTCGATGACTGCGAGCCCTTTCACGAGGCCATTGATGATGTCGCCTGGCCGCATGGATTAGCGCCTGAGCCTCGATGCGTCAGAGACCGCCAAGGCTGACATACTTGATCTCGAGATAGTCCTCGATGCCATATCTGGAGCCTTCACGGCCCACCCCCGATTCCTTAAAGCCGCCGAATGGCGCCACCTCGGTGGTGACCAGCCCATCGTTGACGCCGACAATGCCATAGTCGAGGGCTTCCGAGACACGGAAGGCACGCGCCAGGTCCTGCGTGTAGAAGTAGCAGGCAAGCCCATATTCGGTGTTGTTCGCGGCGGCGATCGCCTCGTCTTCGGTGTCGAACCGGAAAATCGGGGCGACTGGACCGAAGATCTCCTCGCGCGCCAGGCGCATACGTGTACTAGCCTCGGCGATAATGGTGGGGGCGTAGAAGTTCTCGCCGGCGGTGTGGCGTTCGCCCCCCCGTACAATCCTGCCGCCATGCTCCCGCGCATCGCCGACAAGGTCCTCCACCTTGGCCAAGGCGCTGCTGTCGATCAAAGGACCGATCTGAGTTCCCTCCTCGCTGCCATTGCCGACCCGCAGCGCCGC from Devosia sp. RR2S18 includes:
- the pstC gene encoding phosphate ABC transporter permease subunit PstC, whose amino-acid sequence is MNALVVAALLLVLLTVSYQVGWSRSRKLASGKGDRLHSRPIYHGVLAALFALLPAILLLSLWALFSDYVSSGFILAQLPLETAQLTEVQVQAAVNRVHALANGFGVVGTPSPEEMGAARAYESFQLVTSLVVVAAAAALGAAGLFLAQRRIGLRLRARTEVELAIRIALILCSTVAILTTIGIVLSLLADAFRFFTFIAPQNFFFGTVWNPRFQSTGSGSAGEYGLLPLLWGTVMISIIAMLVAVPIGLMSAIYLSQYADKRVRSVVKPVIEVLAGIPTIVYGFFALVSVGPFLAAAGDVIGLDIRATSALTAGIVMGIMIIPFISSLSDDIIAQVPRAMRDGSLGLGATKSETIRKVLLPAALPGVVGAILLAVSRAIGETMIVVLAAGNSPVLRFNPAEPTSTVTVSIVNQLTGDAAFTSPQTLVAFALGLTLFVMTLLLNIMALYIVRKFREQYE
- the pstA gene encoding phosphate ABC transporter permease PstA; this translates as MTDALLSTNDTSKARRERVRKSLGRRHRSETIFRWAGILSIVAALGFVAILFGMILSKGLPSFWQSTLHVEAYFDPELIEGGPQPQPQDSASPAEYQQAMAQWQRNVTLSNWNAIVERAVRTSAPDADIETRDLLELVTTAARFQLRDMYFANPDVLGQTLPVSILASANTDNWLKGTINRELADARQQLSAETRQLADRFVAEGIITFDFAWHIFTNVDSRSAPATAGLAGAFMGSLYMMIVVIVLAVPIGVASAIYLEEFAPKNRWTDLIEININNLAAVPSIVFGLLGAAVFINYLGLPRSAPLVGGLVLTLMTLPTIIIATRSSLRAVPPSLRQAALGLGASKNQTVFHHVLPLTFPGILTATIIGVAQALGETAPLLLIGMSAFIANIPATPLDSATALPVQIYLWQGNENRNFFEARTSAAIIVLLGLMLLLNAIAIFLRTRLERRA
- a CDS encoding IclR family transcriptional regulator domain-containing protein; the encoded protein is MRPGDIINGLVKGLAVIECFDEDHASLSITDVANRTGLERATARRCLLTLTSLGYASYDGKFFRLTPRVLNLGHSYLAATPLPRLLQPFLDQLSAQTNESSSAAVLDGTEILYVARASHRRVMSINLGAGARMPAYCTSMGRILLASLPQSAARDILDRSQLIAYTPKTKADLPAISTELAVVAAQGFAVIDEELELGLNSIAVPLHNAKGEVVAAINIGAQSARASTSHMIATFLPLMRKIQSELRPLLR
- a CDS encoding PstS family phosphate ABC transporter substrate-binding protein, which produces MKSALYTSAAVIALVAVGTTGASAQSRDTIQIAGSSTVLPFASIVAEEFSNAFPDYNTPNVAGGGSGGGKRQLCEGVGEATLDIANSSSKMSASELESCQAAGVEDVREVVFGYDGIVFATGIDQGDFALEPVHLYKAIAAQVPVDGELVDNPYTNWSEIDSSLPDQDIFVAIPGTNHGTREVFDERVLELGCEAAGLPEMDEDAMEAACLTPRQDVVVEIAGDYTETLARLQSNPEAIGVFGLSFYDQNRDTLKVATVDGVEPTLETIASGDYPISRPLQFYVKGAHIGVIPGIEDYVAFFLSEQMAGAGGALESAGLVPASSEFLTEQLDAFNNGTQYQPE